A section of the Elizabethkingia anophelis R26 genome encodes:
- a CDS encoding ExbD/TolR family protein: MAEVQVQDKGGKDGKVRSKKVNVRVDMTPMVDLGFLLITFFMLATTLSKPNTMDMKLPAKPEKDQQIDTPQIDLTNSITFLLGKDDKVYYHQLDQTGLTDPGKLQETTFDKNGIEKVIDDAKRRARKPDIFTVIIKPTDDSNYKNFVDLLDEMAITKSERYGIGEVKPWEQKIYDQKIGK; encoded by the coding sequence ATGGCAGAAGTACAAGTACAGGATAAAGGAGGGAAGGACGGCAAAGTCCGCTCCAAGAAAGTAAATGTAAGGGTCGATATGACCCCGATGGTAGACTTAGGTTTTCTTCTGATTACATTCTTCATGTTAGCAACTACTTTAAGTAAGCCTAACACGATGGATATGAAGTTGCCTGCGAAACCAGAGAAAGATCAACAAATAGATACTCCTCAGATTGACCTTACAAACTCAATCACATTCTTACTAGGAAAAGATGATAAAGTATATTATCACCAGTTAGACCAGACAGGTTTAACAGACCCTGGTAAGCTTCAGGAAACTACATTCGATAAGAATGGTATTGAAAAGGTGATCGATGATGCTAAGAGAAGAGCTCGTAAACCCGATATCTTCACAGTAATTATTAAGCCAACAGATGACTCTAACTACAAAAACTTTGTAGACTTGTTAGATGAAATGGCAATTACGAAGAGTGAAAGATACGGTATTGGTGAAGTGAAGCCTTGGGAGCAGAAAATCTATGATCAGAAAATAGGTAAGTAA
- a CDS encoding PstS family phosphate ABC transporter substrate-binding protein, producing the protein MKNSLFLLVLLIIFGSCNNEKKNDYATGSVIIATDPSFFNVTDALSYRYMKVYPEAKIELKQMKEKEALKALIDNKVSTIVMSRELTETEKQSFLNNIKLKAVPAYFAADALVFVVPKESSIEKISVDDVAKMLTDEKRTLIFDGANTSNTDYIAEKLKIDPAKMQYSSLKSNEEIIENLTKFPGHIGVISLNTISRPYDEKAKELRSKIKILNITDAKEEFAPSRENLRYQKYPFTRILYFLTNEGNFGVGNGFIRYSCSQVGQLIVDKNGLQPYLLYKRMVEIK; encoded by the coding sequence ATGAAGAATAGTCTTTTTTTATTAGTCTTATTAATCATATTTGGGTCGTGTAATAACGAGAAGAAAAATGATTATGCTACTGGTAGTGTAATTATAGCTACAGACCCTTCTTTTTTCAATGTAACAGATGCCCTTTCTTACCGTTATATGAAAGTATATCCGGAAGCAAAGATCGAGTTGAAACAAATGAAAGAAAAAGAGGCTTTAAAAGCTTTAATTGACAATAAGGTCTCTACTATTGTAATGTCGCGTGAGTTAACAGAAACGGAAAAGCAAAGTTTTCTTAACAATATTAAATTAAAAGCAGTGCCGGCATATTTTGCTGCGGATGCTTTGGTTTTTGTTGTGCCAAAAGAATCTTCAATTGAGAAGATTTCTGTGGACGATGTAGCAAAGATGCTGACAGATGAAAAAAGAACTTTAATATTTGACGGAGCCAACACAAGTAATACGGATTATATTGCTGAAAAGCTAAAAATAGATCCTGCTAAAATGCAGTATTCATCGTTAAAGTCCAATGAAGAAATCATTGAAAATCTGACTAAATTCCCTGGTCATATTGGGGTAATAAGTCTTAATACGATTAGCCGACCTTATGATGAAAAAGCTAAAGAATTAAGATCAAAAATTAAAATACTTAATATAACAGATGCAAAAGAGGAATTTGCTCCCAGCAGAGAGAACCTGAGATATCAGAAATATCCGTTTACACGTATTTTATATTTCCTTACCAATGAAGGTAATTTTGGAGTTGGAAATGGCTTTATAAGATACTCTTGCAGTCAGGTTGGTCAGCTTATTGTTGATAAAAATGGATTGCAACCCTATCTACTGTACAAGAGAATGGTAGAAATAAAGTAA
- a CDS encoding energy transducer TonB yields MSVDNINATYGKPAELDEIVFEHRNKEYGAYDLRKSYRPILTKSFLVGSALFLFAVLAPLVYLKIKDGQQKEETKVSVDLTDIKDIPPPVEEKELPPPPPPPPVEPPKQEIVRDMIPEPKPNPKVEEPPKKIEEVKETTIGTVNQEGEKIAKYTPPPPPASTGAGKNVEAPKPVGNEIVDRVDQEAAFAGGIEKFRNLFTSNFDNSSVEGEGTLKTTVTFVVERDGSLSDVKASGPNSDFNREAERTIRSIKGKWSPGKLNGDPVRSRFRFPVTMNFE; encoded by the coding sequence ATGTCAGTAGATAATATTAATGCAACTTACGGTAAACCAGCAGAGCTGGATGAAATCGTATTCGAGCATAGAAATAAAGAGTACGGGGCGTATGATCTGAGAAAAAGTTACAGACCTATACTGACAAAATCTTTTCTGGTAGGTTCAGCATTATTTCTTTTTGCTGTACTTGCACCCTTAGTTTATTTAAAAATTAAGGATGGACAACAAAAAGAAGAGACTAAAGTGTCAGTGGACTTAACAGATATTAAAGATATCCCACCACCGGTAGAAGAAAAAGAACTTCCGCCACCACCACCACCGCCACCAGTTGAGCCTCCTAAGCAAGAGATTGTGAGGGATATGATTCCGGAGCCGAAACCAAACCCTAAAGTGGAAGAACCACCTAAGAAAATTGAAGAGGTAAAAGAAACTACAATTGGTACGGTTAACCAGGAAGGTGAAAAAATTGCTAAGTATACTCCACCACCACCACCAGCTAGTACAGGTGCAGGTAAAAACGTTGAAGCTCCTAAGCCAGTAGGTAACGAAATCGTTGACCGAGTTGACCAGGAAGCAGCATTTGCAGGAGGTATTGAGAAATTTAGAAATTTATTTACAAGTAATTTCGACAACTCTTCTGTAGAAGGTGAAGGTACATTGAAAACTACAGTTACTTTCGTTGTAGAAAGAGATGGTTCTCTTTCTGACGTTAAAGCATCAGGACCTAATTCCGACTTTAACAGAGAGGCTGAAAGAACAATTAGATCAATCAAAGGGAAATGGAGCCCAGGTAAGCTTAACGGTGATCCTGTAAGATCCAGATTCAGATTCCCGGTTACAATGAACTTCGAATAA